From the genome of Bradyrhizobium elkanii USDA 76, one region includes:
- a CDS encoding cell division protein FtsX has product MNRSGDEKVPLVDLGRERPQVPATARNMSPIVPRASISGRALVAVVAIMTFLASLTTGTVLLVSASAAEWQSEVSSEITIQVRPSPGRDLDRDAQAAVEAMRAQPGILEVRPFSKEESAKLLEPWLGSGLSIDELPVPRVIVARVQPGTTLDLAGLRARVTQAAPTASVDDHRAWIERMRSMTGATMFAGVGILILVIIATIISVSFATRGAMAANRPIVEVLHFVGAGDSFIANRFLRHFLRLGLEGGLIGGGAAMLAFGFSESIANWFSGTPVGDQFAALLGTFSLRPSGYLVLAMQAVLIAAITAWASRRTLFATLDDID; this is encoded by the coding sequence ATGAATAGGAGCGGCGACGAGAAAGTGCCGTTGGTCGATCTCGGGCGCGAACGCCCGCAGGTCCCGGCCACCGCGCGCAACATGTCGCCGATCGTGCCGCGCGCCTCGATCTCGGGCCGTGCGCTGGTCGCGGTCGTCGCGATCATGACCTTCCTCGCCTCGCTGACGACCGGCACCGTGCTGCTGGTCAGCGCGTCGGCCGCCGAATGGCAGTCGGAAGTGTCGAGCGAGATCACCATCCAGGTGCGCCCGTCGCCGGGCCGCGACCTCGATCGCGACGCGCAGGCCGCGGTGGAGGCGATGCGGGCGCAGCCCGGCATTCTAGAGGTCCGTCCGTTCAGCAAGGAAGAATCCGCCAAGCTGCTGGAGCCATGGCTCGGGAGCGGGCTCTCGATCGATGAACTGCCGGTGCCGCGCGTCATCGTGGCGCGGGTGCAGCCCGGCACCACGCTCGATCTTGCCGGCTTACGCGCGCGGGTGACGCAGGCGGCGCCGACCGCAAGCGTCGACGATCACCGCGCCTGGATCGAGCGCATGCGCTCGATGACGGGCGCCACGATGTTCGCCGGCGTCGGCATCCTCATCCTCGTGATCATCGCCACCATCATCTCGGTGTCGTTCGCGACCCGCGGCGCGATGGCCGCCAACCGCCCGATCGTCGAGGTGCTGCATTTCGTCGGCGCCGGCGACAGCTTTATCGCCAACCGCTTCCTGCGGCATTTCCTTCGGCTCGGCCTCGAAGGCGGCCTGATCGGCGGCGGTGCGGCGATGCTGGCGTTCGGCTTCTCCGAGTCGATCGCCAACTGGTTCTCCGGCACGCCGGTGGGCGACCAGTTCGCGGCCCTGCTCGGCACGTTCTCGCTGCGCCCGTCGGGCTATCTGGTGCTGGCGATGCAGGCGGTGCTGATCGCGGCGATCACCGCCTGGGCATCGCGGCGCACCCTGTTTGCCACGCTCGACGACATCGACTGA
- a CDS encoding lysophospholipid acyltransferase family protein translates to MIFLRSLIFNVLFYLVLVVLCIIALPALLLPRGALMAIEVAWANTSLFLMRVICNIRIEFRGVDKIPSGPLIVASKHQSFWETFALVRFFEHPLFILKRELMMIPVFGWYLKKVGMISVERGGGPRSLIKTLKRAAAEVKLGRQLVIFPEGTRTAPGAAPNYKAGVAQIYAESGVPCLPIALNSGLFWPRRTFMRYPGTLVVEFLDPLPPGLPRDEFMTRLREAIETATTRIVEAGRAEQARLFGGVPNAAKG, encoded by the coding sequence ATGATCTTCCTGCGTTCGCTGATCTTCAACGTGCTGTTCTATCTCGTGCTGGTGGTGCTTTGCATCATCGCACTGCCGGCGCTGCTGTTGCCGCGCGGCGCGCTGATGGCGATCGAGGTCGCGTGGGCCAACACCAGCCTGTTCCTGATGCGCGTGATCTGCAACATCAGGATCGAGTTCCGCGGCGTCGATAAGATTCCGAGCGGGCCGCTGATCGTCGCCTCGAAGCACCAGTCGTTCTGGGAGACGTTCGCGCTGGTGCGCTTCTTCGAGCATCCGCTGTTCATCCTGAAGCGCGAGCTGATGATGATCCCGGTGTTCGGCTGGTATCTCAAGAAGGTCGGCATGATCTCGGTCGAGCGTGGCGGTGGTCCGCGTTCGCTGATCAAGACGCTGAAGCGCGCGGCGGCCGAGGTGAAGCTCGGCCGCCAGCTTGTGATCTTCCCCGAGGGTACCCGCACCGCACCCGGTGCGGCGCCGAACTACAAGGCCGGCGTCGCGCAGATTTATGCCGAGAGCGGCGTGCCGTGCCTGCCGATCGCGCTCAATTCCGGGCTGTTCTGGCCGCGCCGCACCTTCATGCGTTATCCCGGCACGCTGGTGGTCGAATTCCTCGATCCGCTGCCGCCGGGATTGCCGCGCGATGAGTTCATGACCCGCCTGCGCGAGGCGATCGAAACCGCCACCACCCGCATCGTCGAGGCCGGCCGCGCCGAGCAGGCGAGATTGTTCGGCGGTGTGCCGAACGCGGCGAAAGGGTAG
- a CDS encoding YdcF family protein has protein sequence MSLQSDDTSPNGFAARPRGWLRAAIVAPLALAFVAAAVGFVGFLSQLRGVETDPPHNADGIVVLTGGSSRVSDAMELLAAGYGKRLLISGVHPTNDAHDISRTVPDSQGLMRCCVDLDRSAVNTRSNAAETRRWARERGFKSLIVVTSNYHMPRALVELSHAMPDVTLIPFAVVGDKWRDEPWWTSGGTFRLLLSEYAKYVAAEMRVRLADLGLDLTSDLAEQPATPPRRPATALAN, from the coding sequence ATGAGTTTGCAGTCCGACGATACGTCGCCGAATGGCTTTGCTGCGCGCCCGCGCGGCTGGCTGCGCGCCGCCATCGTCGCGCCGCTGGCGCTTGCCTTCGTCGCCGCGGCGGTCGGCTTTGTCGGCTTCCTCTCGCAATTGCGCGGCGTCGAGACCGATCCGCCGCACAATGCCGACGGCATCGTGGTGCTGACCGGCGGCTCGTCGCGGGTGTCGGATGCGATGGAGCTGCTCGCTGCCGGCTACGGCAAGCGCCTGCTGATCTCGGGCGTGCATCCGACCAACGACGCCCACGACATTTCCCGCACGGTTCCGGACAGTCAGGGGCTGATGCGCTGTTGCGTCGATCTCGACCGCTCGGCGGTCAACACCCGCAGCAATGCGGCGGAGACCCGGCGTTGGGCGCGCGAGCGCGGCTTCAAGTCGCTGATCGTGGTGACCTCGAACTACCACATGCCGCGGGCGCTCGTGGAACTGTCACATGCGATGCCCGACGTCACACTGATCCCGTTCGCGGTGGTCGGCGACAAATGGCGCGACGAGCCGTGGTGGACGAGTGGCGGAACGTTCCGTCTCTTGCTATCGGAATACGCCAAATATGTCGCCGCGGAGATGCGGGTGCGGCTGGCCGATCTCGGCCTCGACCTGACCTCCGATCTCGCCGAGCAGCCGGCAACGCCGCCACGCCGCCCGGCTACGGCGCTGGCGAATTAG
- the ftsE gene encoding cell division ATP-binding protein FtsE: MVRFENVGLRYGLGPEILRDLSFMIPAHSFQFLTGPSGAGKTSLLRLLFLSLRPTRGLVNLFGKDVSLLSKDQVADLRKRIGIVLQDFRLLDHMTTYENVALPFRVMGREESSYRREVIDLLKWVGLGERMDALPPILSGGEKQRAAIARAVISRPQLLLADEPTGSVDPTLGRRLLRLFIELNKSGTAVIIATHDITLMDQYEARRLVLHQGRLHIYE, encoded by the coding sequence TTGGTTCGGTTCGAAAATGTCGGTCTGCGCTACGGGCTCGGCCCGGAGATTTTGCGCGACCTCTCGTTCATGATCCCGGCGCACTCGTTCCAGTTCCTCACCGGGCCGTCGGGCGCGGGCAAGACCTCGCTGCTGCGGCTCCTGTTCCTGTCGTTGCGGCCGACCCGCGGGCTGGTCAATCTGTTCGGCAAGGACGTCTCGCTGCTGAGCAAGGATCAGGTCGCCGACCTGCGCAAGCGGATCGGCATCGTGCTGCAGGATTTTCGCCTGCTCGATCACATGACCACCTATGAGAATGTCGCGCTGCCGTTCCGCGTGATGGGCCGCGAGGAATCGAGCTATCGCCGCGAGGTGATCGATCTCTTGAAATGGGTCGGCCTCGGCGAGCGCATGGACGCGCTGCCGCCGATCCTCTCGGGCGGCGAGAAGCAGCGCGCCGCGATCGCGCGCGCGGTGATCTCGCGGCCGCAGTTGCTGTTGGCGGACGAGCCGACCGGCAGCGTCGATCCGACGCTCGGGCGCCGTCTGCTGCGGCTGTTCATCGAGCTGAACAAATCCGGCACCGCGGTCATTATCGCGACCCACGACATCACGCTGATGGATCAATACGAGGCGCGGCGGCTGGTGCTGCATCAGGGACGGCTGCACATCTATGAATAG